A genomic region of Botrytis cinerea B05.10 chromosome 9, complete sequence contains the following coding sequences:
- the Bcsec17 gene encoding Bcsec17 — MAQDPRTLMQKADKAVAGATGGFSLFGGRQEKWENAAELYNQAANAFRMQKQNKEAGQAFERAADIQTNKLNEPDDAANTLTEAFKVYKKGEPLDAVRCLDVAINHYTSKGNFRRAATHKQNLAEVYEMEIGDMKKAIESYELAASWFEADNAEALANKLYLKVADIAALDGDYYKAIEHFEKVAASSVSNNLMKWSVKDYFLKAGLCHLAVGDTVATGRAFEKYRDMDPTFPSTREHQLLVDLAEAVDAGDQEQFADKLFQYDQMSKLDKWKTTILLKIKGAIEEKGDDFS; from the exons ATGGCACAAGATCCTCGCACTCTTATGCAAAAG GCAGATAAAGCAGTTGCAGGTGCTACTGGCGGCTTCAGTCTTTTCGGTGGACGACAGGAGAAGTGGGAAAATGCTGCTGAATTATATAACCAAGCTGCGAATGCGTTCCGCATGCAAAAGCAAA ACAAGGAAGCCGGACAAGCATTTGAGCGCGCCGCCGATatccaaacaaacaaactgAATGAACCAGACGATGCTGCCAATACGCTCACAGAAGCCTTCAAGGTATACAAAAAGGGGGAGCCACTAGATGCGGTTCGATGCTTAGACGTTGCGATCAATCATTATACATCGAAAGGAAACTTCAGGAGAGCTGCCACGCACAAGCAGAATTTGGCAGAGGTGTATGAGATGGAAATCGGGGATATGAAGAAGGCAATTGAAAGTTATGAATTAGCTGCTAGTTGGTTCGAGGCCGACAATGCTGAGGC ACTGGCCAATAAACTTTATCTCAAGGTCGCCGATATTGCTGCTCTCGATGGCGACTATTATAAGGCCATCGAGCATTTCGAGAAAGTAGCTGCATCCTCCGTCTCGAACAATCTTATGAAATGGTCGGTAAAGGATTATTTCCTCAAGGCCGGTCTGTGTCATCTAGCTGTCGGCGACACAGTGGCCACCGGGCGAGCTTTCGAAAAGTACAGAGACATGGACCCAACATTCCCAAGCACAAGGGAACATCAATTATTAGTCGACCTTGCCGAGGCCGTCGATGCCGGCGACCAAGAACAATTCGCAGACAAATTATTCCAGTATGATCAAATGAGCAAGTTGGACAAGTGGAAGACGACCATTTTGTTGAAAATCAAGGGTGCGATTGAGGAGAAGGGTGATGATTTCTCATGA